A single window of Geitlerinema sp. PCC 9228 DNA harbors:
- a CDS encoding KGK domain-containing protein, translating to MINIEVTVEFSPDVPEDFADESSLDDIRRMEKAN from the coding sequence TTGATTAACATCGAAGTTACGGTGGAATTTTCTCCCGATGTTCCCGAAGATTTTGCGGATGAATCCTCTCTGGATGACATTCGACGTATGGAAAAAGCCAATTAA
- a CDS encoding dynamin-like GTPase family protein, which yields MSTMPESCQNLESQVNSLFELLENEPKPWKNLDIEAAKRSRDKAVSPEFKIVFSGSFSAGKSMLINALLGRELLYSAEGHATGTECYIANASPDEERVELTFLSQKEVGEQVEALCHRLNISAAGVSQIDNSEICQVLKQKAQQIEDQEGGKSKSERAKQADALRLLLEGFEKNYQHIHATQNNCYSMQQFNFANLQEAASYAKRGSNSAVLKRIKYFCHHPLLEDGNVIIDTPGIDAPVKSDRDLTYKKIKAADTSAVICVLKAASEGDMTSEETELLENIRENPGIRDRVFYVFNRIDETWYNTQLRQRLQQLISEQFDDTSRVYQTSALLGFWGTQILEKVRQKGDSDRFGLDSIFAETVNGNGEIKEDTPQFVYAFNNYCSNSGKLPRHFEISVRSYESPNENYVRILQEWGAPLLDQLIADSGIKDFKQEIQRYLREEKRPQLFRDLADDLRPLCVALRNWFLETYRDLESQPKEVEGIKSKRLEGLNEQLQDLGNELQQHFHQEVNNVTANQSREFEEDFRQLKIKMVGKLDELLQSFSVENACRRAQDNNTRHSTVPLLAVLVEAFYYLADALEEVLATESQRIVENFFQRLSEGVYHQDYYRELYYLMNGDAGVGMSLKQLEERVKNNIRSDASKECDRYVRESPRFYDEGTFSLYQFRQVLQETSQSYDCEILKKEEPGIRQLLKLDFEPKVKQTIQKNFRQIIVQNLKRDVLELADKLNTSIIQQYNIARQNLEQTLEEEAREQLQRNENRQAELLTAVQTYNAAIAGINECLQGFGLERDRLPNLDWNRDFYVEEFPEEFVDIKGELQDSEYDDGTENNGKNTAKDDSIDVEIFE from the coding sequence ATGTCTACCATGCCAGAATCCTGTCAGAACCTGGAAAGTCAGGTCAATTCCCTGTTTGAGTTACTGGAAAACGAACCGAAACCCTGGAAAAACCTAGATATCGAAGCTGCCAAACGCAGTCGCGACAAAGCAGTTTCCCCAGAATTTAAAATTGTCTTTTCTGGTTCTTTTAGCGCCGGCAAATCGATGCTTATCAACGCTTTGCTGGGTCGGGAACTGCTGTATAGCGCCGAAGGTCACGCCACGGGAACCGAATGCTATATTGCCAATGCCTCGCCAGACGAAGAAAGGGTGGAACTAACCTTTCTTAGTCAAAAAGAAGTTGGCGAACAGGTAGAAGCTTTGTGCCATCGTCTGAATATTTCTGCTGCGGGAGTTTCGCAAATTGACAATTCCGAAATTTGCCAAGTTTTAAAACAGAAAGCCCAGCAAATCGAAGACCAAGAAGGAGGAAAAAGCAAATCCGAACGCGCCAAACAAGCAGATGCTTTGCGGTTGCTCTTGGAAGGGTTTGAAAAGAATTACCAACACATCCATGCTACCCAAAACAATTGCTACTCCATGCAGCAATTTAATTTTGCCAACTTGCAAGAGGCGGCATCCTATGCCAAGCGGGGTAGCAATAGTGCGGTTTTGAAGCGCATTAAATATTTTTGCCACCATCCTTTATTAGAAGATGGTAATGTGATTATCGATACGCCGGGAATTGATGCGCCGGTTAAAAGCGATCGCGACTTGACCTATAAAAAAATCAAAGCCGCGGATACCTCAGCAGTGATTTGCGTTTTGAAAGCTGCTTCTGAAGGGGATATGACCAGCGAAGAAACCGAATTGTTGGAAAATATTCGGGAAAATCCTGGTATTCGCGATCGCGTTTTTTATGTTTTCAACCGCATTGACGAAACCTGGTACAACACACAACTACGCCAGCGCCTGCAGCAGTTAATTTCCGAACAATTTGACGATACTTCTCGGGTCTATCAAACCAGTGCTTTGTTGGGATTTTGGGGAACGCAAATTTTAGAGAAAGTTCGCCAAAAAGGAGATAGCGATCGCTTTGGTTTGGATTCCATCTTTGCCGAAACCGTTAACGGCAACGGCGAAATCAAAGAAGATACGCCCCAATTTGTTTATGCCTTCAACAATTATTGCAGCAATTCCGGCAAACTTCCCCGACATTTTGAGATTTCCGTTCGCAGCTACGAATCTCCCAACGAAAACTACGTACGGATTTTACAAGAATGGGGGGCACCACTTTTAGATCAATTAATTGCCGATAGTGGTATTAAAGATTTCAAACAGGAAATCCAACGCTATTTGCGCGAAGAAAAACGACCACAACTATTCCGAGATTTGGCAGATGACCTGCGACCTTTGTGTGTGGCTTTGCGCAATTGGTTTTTAGAAACCTACCGAGATTTAGAAAGCCAGCCGAAGGAAGTTGAAGGCATCAAATCCAAACGTCTGGAAGGCTTGAACGAACAGCTACAAGATTTGGGAAATGAACTTCAACAGCATTTCCATCAAGAAGTTAACAACGTGACTGCCAATCAATCCCGGGAATTTGAGGAAGATTTCCGCCAGTTAAAGATTAAAATGGTGGGCAAGTTAGACGAACTTTTACAAAGTTTCTCGGTGGAAAATGCTTGCCGGCGCGCGCAAGATAACAATACTCGCCATTCGACAGTGCCTTTGCTAGCGGTTTTGGTGGAAGCTTTTTACTACCTAGCGGATGCGTTGGAAGAGGTTTTGGCAACAGAATCGCAGCGCATTGTGGAAAACTTTTTCCAGCGTTTGTCAGAGGGGGTTTACCATCAAGATTATTATCGGGAATTGTACTATCTGATGAATGGTGATGCTGGTGTGGGTATGTCGCTGAAGCAGTTAGAAGAGCGGGTAAAAAACAATATTCGCAGCGATGCTTCCAAAGAGTGCGATCGCTACGTGAGGGAAAGTCCACGTTTTTATGACGAGGGTACTTTTTCTCTCTATCAATTTCGTCAAGTTTTGCAGGAAACTTCCCAATCTTACGACTGCGAAATTTTGAAAAAAGAAGAACCCGGTATTCGCCAGTTGTTGAAGCTAGATTTTGAACCGAAGGTAAAGCAAACTATCCAAAAGAACTTTCGGCAAATTATCGTCCAGAATCTGAAACGGGATGTTTTGGAACTGGCAGATAAGTTGAATACTTCTATTATACAGCAGTACAATATTGCCCGCCAAAATTTAGAACAAACTTTAGAGGAAGAGGCGCGGGAACAGTTACAACGAAATGAAAACCGGCAGGCGGAACTCTTGACCGCAGTGCAAACTTATAATGCAGCTATCGCTGGTATCAATGAATGTTTGCAAGGATTTGGTTTGGAACGCGATCGCTTGCCGAATCTAGATTGGAATCGAGATTTCTATGTGGAAGAATTTCCAGAAGAATTTGTGGATATAAAAGGAGAACTGCAAGATTCGGAATATGACGATGGAACGGAAAACAATGGCAAGAATACTGCTAAAGACGATTCCATTGATGTAGAAATTTTTGAATAG
- a CDS encoding FAD-dependent hydroxylase encodes MVLPSQPTTTASHPQTATSQTTSRRLDYDIVIGGGSIVGLTVACGLKNLGWKIAIIEPKPQSATAANGQAYAITLLSGKIWQSLGVWQEILPRINTFREIRLSDGDYPRFVSFYPEDIGMEAGDRLGYVAEHRVLIEALQNSLNQADNVTWLCPAAVEQATYHSDRVEVAVAAEGSRYTINARLLVAADGSQSPLRRAANIPTHGWKYWQSCVVATIKPEFPNPHIAYERFRRNGPFAILPVARDRCRIVWTAPHQEAQRIASLNDEQFLAEIALQFGNHMGRLQVEGKRMLFPVQLMHSDRYAGHRLALVGNAAHACHPVGGQGLNLGIRDAAALAQVLQTAAQNGEDIGDISVLQRYERWRKQENWLILGMTDLLNRVFSNQWLPLVATRRLVLEAMRQLQPLKSLSLRMMTGLSGRPPLSVRELLHF; translated from the coding sequence ATGGTATTGCCGTCACAACCGACAACCACTGCTTCCCATCCGCAAACAGCCACCAGCCAAACCACGTCTCGCCGGCTAGACTACGATATTGTCATTGGTGGTGGTTCGATTGTGGGATTGACCGTTGCTTGCGGGTTAAAAAATTTGGGATGGAAGATTGCCATCATCGAACCCAAACCGCAATCTGCTACGGCAGCAAATGGTCAAGCTTATGCCATTACCCTGCTTTCGGGGAAAATTTGGCAAAGTTTGGGGGTTTGGCAGGAGATTTTGCCGCGAATCAATACGTTTCGAGAAATTCGCTTATCCGATGGCGACTATCCTCGTTTTGTTTCTTTCTATCCCGAAGATATTGGTATGGAAGCTGGCGATCGCTTAGGATATGTTGCGGAACATCGCGTACTTATAGAAGCTTTACAAAATTCCCTCAACCAAGCCGATAATGTCACTTGGTTGTGCCCCGCTGCTGTCGAACAAGCAACTTACCACTCCGATCGCGTAGAAGTTGCGGTTGCTGCCGAGGGAAGCCGCTATACCATCAACGCGCGTTTGTTGGTAGCCGCCGATGGCAGCCAGTCACCCCTGCGTCGCGCCGCCAATATTCCCACCCACGGCTGGAAATACTGGCAATCCTGCGTGGTAGCCACTATCAAGCCGGAATTTCCCAACCCCCACATTGCCTACGAACGATTTCGCCGCAACGGTCCTTTTGCGATTTTACCGGTTGCTCGCGATCGCTGCCGGATTGTTTGGACAGCCCCCCATCAGGAAGCCCAGCGCATTGCTAGTTTGAATGACGAACAGTTTCTGGCAGAGATCGCCTTGCAGTTTGGCAACCATATGGGGCGCTTGCAAGTAGAAGGAAAACGTATGCTATTTCCCGTACAGCTCATGCACAGCGATCGCTACGCCGGGCATCGGCTGGCATTGGTAGGAAACGCCGCCCACGCCTGTCATCCTGTTGGCGGTCAGGGGTTAAACTTGGGAATTCGCGATGCCGCTGCATTGGCTCAGGTTTTGCAAACCGCCGCCCAAAACGGAGAAGACATTGGCGATATTTCGGTATTACAGCGCTACGAACGCTGGCGCAAGCAAGAAAATTGGTTAATCTTGGGAATGACGGATTTGCTCAACCGTGTTTTCTCCAATCAGTGGTTGCCGTTGGTGGCGACACGTCGCTTGGTCTTGGAAGCCATGCGCCAGTTACAGCCGTTGAAATCCCTATCGTTGCGGATGATGACTGGTCTGAGCGGACGCCCACCTCTATCGGTACGAGAATTGCTGCATTTTTGA